The genomic segment GCACAACGTGGGCAAGGACACGCCATAACCCGGATAATTACAAAAATCCTTAAAACTGGATACTTTCCAATGGACTGCTGACCTGTTCAATCACTGGCGAACTTATATGTGTATATATTTGAGTAGTTTTAAGATTTTTGTGTCCTAAAAGCATTTGGATAATTCTTATATCTGTTCCCTGTTCCAAAAGGTGTGTGGCGTAAGTATGCCGCAAGGTATGTACACTTACGGATTTTTTTATATCTGTTTTCAATAAACATTTTTTGAGTATGTTTTGTACACTGCGGGCAGCATACATGCCTCCTTTCTCGCCTTCAAATAAGTACACTTTGGGAAGACATATTTTGTAGTATTCCCTCAACAGTTCTAACAAATTTTGTGGCAGAGGCACATATCGGTCCTCATTGCCTTTGGATTGGTTTATTTTGAGAAGCATTCTTTTGGAGTCAATGTCTGCAATTTTCAGGTTCAATACTTCGGACAGGCGCAATCCACAGCCATAAATAGTAGCTAATATAGCTTTATGCTTGATATTGGAACAGGCGTCAAGGATTTTTTGTATCTCTTCTTTACTGAGTACATTGGGCAGTTTTTGTTCTCTGCTGTCGGTGTAGAGATAATCAAATTTGTAATTTTTCCGAAGTACTTCATGGTAAAGAAATTTTATAGCACCTACTAAAGTTTTTTGATAAGAAGCAGAGATGTTTTCTTGTGTAACCTTTTGGTTAATAAAGGTTTCAATCTCTTTTACGGTAACTTCTTCGGGACTTTTATATGGAAATGCTTGTAAAAACTGTATCAGTGCATTTTTATAGGTCTTTACAGTTTTGAACGTATACCGCTTGATGGTAAGCGACTCCGTAAAATCTCTTATTATAGCAGTATTGTCATAATGTGGCATAATGTTGTAATATTTTTTGAGGATTGACGCCACAAATGTACAAAACTCAAATCAATTCTGTAATATTGCAGCAAAAAAAAGATATTTAATTATGGCAACACGAAAAGAGCAAATTAAAACAAAAGCAGTTGAATTATTAAAAAATAATCCACAGGGAATAAGATATTCTCAACTAGTAAATATGATATATGATAGTTTCCCAGACATTCCAATTAACACAATTCAAGGCGCTATTTGGGATTTAGATGTAACTCTTTCAAGCGAAGTGTATAAAGCAGATAGGGGTTTATTTAGACATACTTCATTTAGAGAAACTCAAATCACTCCAGAAGAGCAAGCAGAAGCTCCTACTGAAGGAGTACCGATTTCCGAAGAAGATTTTTATCAATCATTTGCGGATTATCTAAAAAATGAATTAGAAGAATGTACAAAGGCGATTAAATTGGGCGGCAATAGATTCAGAGATAGATGGGGAACGCCTGATGTTATTGGAATAAAGAAATCAATGCCTTCTGATATAATAAAATTTGAACAAGTCATTGTTTCTGCTGAAATAAAAACGGATACATCTGGAATAATTACTGCTTTTGGACAGGCATGTGCATATAAAAATTTTAGTCATAAGGTCTATATCGTAATTCCAAAAAACTCCAGTGAAGAAGACAAATCTAGAATAGAATCATTGTGCCTAATCTTTGGTATAGGACTAATCTTCTTTGATAGCACTAATACAGAAAATCCGCAATTTGAGATTAGAGTTAGACCAATCAAACATGAACCTGATAGCTTCTATGTAAATAAATACATGAAACTATTAGAAACTGAACTATTTAGTTAATAAATATAAAGCCCGCCTCCGCCCGACTTTCTCGTGCTTCCTACTTGAACCACGTTGCACTTTCGCTATCGATCAGGACACATAACAGCGGATAAACGGTTCGGCTCTTGCAGAAGCCCCACTCAAATTGCCTACGCTTCGCTTCGGCAGCTTCTTTTGTCCGCGAGACGTTGGTGGCAATGCAATTATACTTAATCAACAAAGCAGGATTAATATTTAACTAATGTTTAACTAAACATGCAGAATTATGAATTTACCTACTTTTTATCTATTAAAAACATCGCAGCTTTTCTATTAATTATTACCAGATCAATGGCATTAGTGTATTCAGGGTATATTAACAACCCTGTAATACCCGTAACATCAGATAACGTAATCCTTACGTTAAGGGTAGGTCTATTTATCTTTTCAGGCTACTACTCATATAATTACTTGGCATATGGCAAGGGGAAAATATTAACAGCTTTATTTTTAAACCTCATTGTATTCTTATTGGA from the Bacteroidia bacterium genome contains:
- a CDS encoding tyrosine-type recombinase/integrase, with translation MASILKKYYNIMPHYDNTAIIRDFTESLTIKRYTFKTVKTYKNALIQFLQAFPYKSPEEVTVKEIETFINQKVTQENISASYQKTLVGAIKFLYHEVLRKNYKFDYLYTDSREQKLPNVLSKEEIQKILDACSNIKHKAILATIYGCGLRLSEVLNLKIADIDSKRMLLKINQSKGNEDRYVPLPQNLLELLREYYKICLPKVYLFEGEKGGMYAARSVQNILKKCLLKTDIKKSVSVHTLRHTYATHLLEQGTDIRIIQMLLGHKNLKTTQIYTHISSPVIEQVSSPLESIQF